The Armatimonadota bacterium sequence CGCGGCCGATGCCGGCCGGCAAGGGGAACGGAGCGCAGGCGCCCGGGAGCGCAGCTTCAGCGCTGGCCGTAGCGCTCGCGGTGGACGACCTCTGCGAGCGGCCGCTTGTCCTTCTGGGCCGCAGGCCCAGCCGCGCGCCCTACCGGCAGCACCACCATCAGGCGCAGCTTGGGCGGCACGCCGAGCATGCGCTTCAGCTCTTCCTCCCGCGGCAGGATGCGACCCTCGATCCACACGCTGGCGTAACCCAAGGCGGTGATGGCGAGGAGCATGTTCTCGGTCGCCGCCGACAGATCCTCGAGCCAATAGCGGGAGGCCTCGGGGTCGGCAACCACGGCGACGGCGGTGTTGACGCCGCCGAGGCAGGCCTGGCACCGGGCGAGCTCATGCAGGGACCGCGGGTCGCGGATGACGATGAACTCGAAGGGCTGGCGGTTATAGCCGGAGGGCGCCCGCCGACCCGCATCGAGGATGCGCGCCAAGTCGGCCTCCGGGATGTCCACCGCCTGCAAGTCGCGCACCGAGGCGCGCTGCTCGATAGCCTCGAATAGCTCCATCTCGCTGTCCCTTCACCGACGTTCCCGCCCCCGGCGGAGGCTATTGCGGCCGTTTCTGCTTCTGCAGCGCCAGCCACAGATCGCCCGCCCCCGGACCTGCGACCGCGTCCAGCGCCTGCGTGCGCGTCTTGATCTCATCCACCTTCCACCCCCCCGCCTCGTGCACCAGGTAGATGGTGAGCTGGTGGCGCTCGTACACGGGCTGAAAGCCGGTCATCTGTGCGATCTGGAACACGACCTCCGCCTGCGCCTGCGCGGTGCCGCCCTCGATGGTCACCTCCTTGACCTTGTACGACCACAGCTCCCGGGGCTGGAACGGGCTGGTCATGGCGCCTATCGGCAGAGGGAGGGTGGAGGCCGATCGGGTATCGTAGAGCCCGTACTGGTGCTGGTAATCGCCCATCTTCTCCTGCTGGAGGTACTGAGTTACCACGTCGGTAACCTCTTTCTTCCGCGTCTCCGCGCACGACGTGGCGACCAGCATGGCGGCCAACAGGGGGACCACAAGCCAGGCCCGCGTGGTCATCGTGACTACCGACCTCCCGGTTGTTCGCTCACTCGTCGTAGCCCATTCCGCGCGCGGCTGCGGTTTCCCTGCCGCTGCGACCGCAGACACGCCGCCGGCGCCCTCGCGCGCGAACTGCGCTCTGACGGGTATCCGTACAAGCTCGTCCGCAGCGCGTGCCGGCGCCCTCGCGCGCTTGTGGAATAACGCCGATGCATCCACTCGTCAACGAGGGCTATCATCGTCATGCGCCGAGTAAGACTTCTGGTGTGGACCAGCGTCGCCGTTCTGGTCGTGTGTTCGGTGGGCCTTGCGGCCGCGCGCAGCAGGCGCATGGATCACGCCGAGCGGGCGCTGGAGCGGGCACAGCGCCTGCTCCAGCAGGGCGACCAGGCCACCGCCGCCCAGGTGCTTACGCGGCTGCTGCGCGAGCAGCCGCGCTGCAGCCGCGCTCATGCCCTGCTCGCCGACGTGCGCTCGGCGCAGGGACAGGATGCACAAGCCCTGGAGCACTACCGCGCCCTGGCCGACCTGGAGCCCCAGGATGCTCAGGCATGCTACGACCTCGTTGCCTGCTGTGTGGCCGTTCGACGCTACGACGTCGCGGAGCGCTACCTCGCCCGGTGGCTCCTGGGTGACCCGTGCGACACCCATGCTCGGCGCTTGCTGGCGTTCGTGCGCGAGCAGCGCGGCCACGTGGGGCGGAATCGGATTACGTCCCGTGCCGTCGCGGGTCTGTAGTCTCCACCTCCTCGCCGATACCCCCCGGCATGGCTGTATTTGCCAGACTCCGGCGACGGTGTATAATTGGAGGCAGCATGTCGGACCTGGTCGGAGCCATCGAGATCAGCCGCATCCTGCCCTGTCCCTCGGAACCGGGCAAGATCCGGGTCAACGCCGAGACCTCTTGTGATGTGAGCGAGCTGCTCCCGTACCTCAACGCGGTGCTCGGCCGGCCGATCTACAACCCCGCCGCGCCGGCGCTCACCGTCAATCGCAGCGGGCGCCTGATCACCCTCTACCCGCGCACGGTGTTCATGGCCAAGGTGCGCGACGAGGCCGATGCCCGGGCCCAGCTTGACTGGATTCGCAGCGCCCTCAATGACGTTCACGCGCGGCGCGCCGAGATCCAGCCGGTGCACGAACGCCGCCAGCGGTTGACGGAGCTGGAGATCTACAAGCTTCTGCCGGGCACCAACTGCGAGTCATGCGGGCGCCTGACGTGCCTGGCGTTTGCGGTCGAGCTGGCGGCGGGGCGCGCGGGGATCCTGAGCTGCGTGCCGCTGTTGGACGGCAGCTATCAGGACCAGCGCCAGGTGCTGCTGGAGCTGCTCGCCGCCGCCGGCTACGAGGTGCCTGACGCCTTTCGCAGCCCGGAGCGTGAGTGAGTTGGGCGCGTCGCCGCCGCGAGCCGGGCGCGGGCTGCCGCGCCAACTGCTGCGCGAGCTGCGCCGGGCGGTCGGCGCCCGCAACCTGCTGACGGCATCCGCCGATCTCGCGGTCTACGCTTACGACGCGACGCTCACGGGCGAGGCGCCGGGAGCAGTGGTGCTGCCGGCGGCGACGGAGGAAGTGGCGCAAGTCGTGCGCGCGGCCAATCGCTTCGGCGCCCCCTTCGTGCCCCGCGGCGCCGGCACCAACCTCAGCGGCGGCTCGGTGCCGGTAGGCAGTGGCGTCGTCGTGATCGCCCTCGCGCGCCTCAATCGGCTCCTGCACATAGACACCGCCAATCGCTGTGCGGTGGTTCAGCCGGGCCTGGTCAATCTCGCCCTCCAGGACGCGCTGGCCGCTGGGGGGTGGGTCTTCCACCCCGATCCCGCGAGCCAGAAGGTCTCCACCATCGGCGGCAATGTCGCCGAGAACGCCGGCGGGCCGCACTGTCTCAAGTACGGGGTCACCACCAACCACATCCTCGGCGCGCGGGTCGTCTTGCCGGACGGCGAGATCATTGACCTGGGCGGCAAGGCGGTGGATGCGCCGGGCTACGATTTGCTGGGGCTGATCGTCGGCTCGGAGGGGACGCTGGGCATCGTTACCGAGGTCACGGTGCGCATCTGGCGGCTGCCGCAGGCGGTGCGCACCCTGCTGGCGGCGTTCGACGCGATGGATTCCGCGAGCCAGGCGGCGTCGGATATCATCGCCGCCGGCATCATCCCCGCCGCCGTCGAGATGATGGACCGGCCGATGATCCAGGCGGTGCAGGCGGCAATGGACGCCGGCTATCCGCACGACGCGGAGGCGATCCTGATCATCGAGGTTGACGGCTTGCCGGAGGCGCTGGCGGATGAGGCGCGGCGATGCGAGGCGATCTGTCGGCGGCTGGGCGCGCGTGAG is a genomic window containing:
- a CDS encoding (Fe-S)-binding protein: MSDLVGAIEISRILPCPSEPGKIRVNAETSCDVSELLPYLNAVLGRPIYNPAAPALTVNRSGRLITLYPRTVFMAKVRDEADARAQLDWIRSALNDVHARRAEIQPVHERRQRLTELEIYKLLPGTNCESCGRLTCLAFAVELAAGRAGILSCVPLLDGSYQDQRQVLLELLAAAGYEVPDAFRSPERE
- a CDS encoding nitroreductase family protein — translated: MELFEAIEQRASVRDLQAVDIPEADLARILDAGRRAPSGYNRQPFEFIVIRDPRSLHELARCQACLGGVNTAVAVVADPEASRYWLEDLSAATENMLLAITALGYASVWIEGRILPREEELKRMLGVPPKLRLMVVLPVGRAAGPAAQKDKRPLAEVVHRERYGQR
- a CDS encoding tetratricopeptide repeat protein; amino-acid sequence: MRRVRLLVWTSVAVLVVCSVGLAAARSRRMDHAERALERAQRLLQQGDQATAAQVLTRLLREQPRCSRAHALLADVRSAQGQDAQALEHYRALADLEPQDAQACYDLVACCVAVRRYDVAERYLARWLLGDPCDTHARRLLAFVREQRGHVGRNRITSRAVAGL
- a CDS encoding FAD-linked oxidase C-terminal domain-containing protein translates to MSELGASPPRAGRGLPRQLLRELRRAVGARNLLTASADLAVYAYDATLTGEAPGAVVLPAATEEVAQVVRAANRFGAPFVPRGAGTNLSGGSVPVGSGVVVIALARLNRLLHIDTANRCAVVQPGLVNLALQDALAAGGWVFHPDPASQKVSTIGGNVAENAGGPHCLKYGVTTNHILGARVVLPDGEIIDLGGKAVDAPGYDLLGLIVGSEGTLGIVTEVTVRIWRLPQAVRTLLAAFDAMDSASQAASDIIAAGIIPAAVEMMDRPMIQAVQAAMDAGYPHDAEAILIIEVDGLPEALADEARRCEAICRRLGAREVRSAADERERERLWAGRRAAGSAVARLTCAHLTSDGVVPRSKLPAVLREIRDIAERNGLHVVNCLHAGDGNVHPEIILPSTDEVARARAQRASLQFLQACIAAGGTISGEHGIGREKRDAMVLLYAPADLAAHAAVKRAFDPRGWCNPGKVLPDELPAVGPGAEPRSPRDHAAPPPPSLVVDDRSPAGMLTPASERELASLLAGAADEGAAVIAVGAATKLDLGTPPQRFDYALSLRRVTGVIEHDADNLT